One Niabella beijingensis DNA window includes the following coding sequences:
- a CDS encoding DUF4870 domain-containing protein, whose amino-acid sequence MSNKTLAIVSYITIIGWLITYFSYKDQQEKSTLVSYHLEQGLGVFIFSVIVSIAVGILSAILPALSLIFSLISLVPLILLILGIINAANEVCKPVPVIGKFFEKKFGFLA is encoded by the coding sequence ATGAGCAACAAAACCTTGGCAATCGTTTCCTACATCACGATCATCGGCTGGCTGATCACTTATTTTTCCTATAAGGACCAGCAGGAAAAAAGCACACTGGTAAGCTATCATCTGGAGCAGGGATTGGGTGTCTTTATTTTCAGTGTGATCGTTTCCATTGCAGTGGGCATCCTGTCTGCCATCCTCCCGGCCCTCTCACTCATTTTTTCACTCATCAGTCTTGTACCTCTCATCCTGCTGATACTGGGCATCATCAATGCTGCAAACGAGGTATGCAAACCTGTACCTGTTATCGGGAAGTTTTTTGAAAAAAAATTCGGGTTCCTGGCATAA
- a CDS encoding SIMPL domain-containing protein (The SIMPL domain is named for its presence in mouse protein SIMPL (signalling molecule that associates with mouse pelle-like kinase). Bacterial member BP26, from Brucella, was shown to assemble into a channel-like structure, while YggE from E. coli has been associated with resistance to oxidative stress.) produces the protein MRQIFLLLSAVLITSFAGAQASKAYIEVRGMAKVPRTVKSYILDILISEDLSTGEANSYDSIKNAFFTAAKAAGYKEDRFREDQLGYALLQYPGKGSMYHFETSNEADIIKLHRLAGERGSAVSIASRRIRYEPVTDMDRIYTAAFADGKQRAEKIAKTMGKKLGQLIAVVDYSAAPMDTEETSYYKQTDDTYYYLSAQFAIE, from the coding sequence ATGAGGCAAATCTTCCTTCTCCTGTCCGCAGTCCTCATTACCTCCTTTGCCGGCGCACAGGCCAGTAAAGCCTATATAGAAGTAAGGGGAATGGCAAAGGTACCCAGGACGGTAAAATCCTATATCCTCGATATCCTTATTTCGGAGGACCTCAGCACCGGTGAGGCCAACTCTTATGATTCCATTAAAAACGCCTTCTTCACCGCCGCAAAAGCTGCGGGTTATAAGGAGGACCGGTTCCGGGAAGACCAGCTGGGCTATGCGTTATTACAATATCCCGGCAAGGGCAGCATGTACCATTTTGAGACCAGTAATGAGGCCGATATTATCAAATTGCACCGCCTGGCCGGTGAACGTGGCAGCGCCGTAAGCATTGCATCCCGGCGCATCCGGTACGAACCTGTAACGGATATGGACAGGATCTATACCGCCGCTTTTGCCGATGGCAAACAACGGGCTGAAAAAATAGCAAAAACCATGGGTAAAAAGCTGGGACAGCTTATTGCCGTGGTCGACTACTCCGCCGCACCCATGGATACGGAAGAGACTTCCTATTACAAACAAACGGATGATACCTATTATTATCTTTCCGCCCAGTTTGCAATAGAATAA
- a CDS encoding multiheme c-type cytochrome, which translates to MKILTVLLLIICTAVCLLKCTDRRTASGDPRGSRYAGAASCVQCHKNISDDYVHTSHFNTSAKVDAERFRKLIAALSDTVHFPNDQLVVLETAHSKLVQSYLLNGRQERSEPLDVAFGSGEKAWTFAYWKDDQLFELPLTYLSAIKRWTNSPGFQKDRPNYTRPIVRRCFECHSSYAYSENSLAQGQYAVEQIKANTVLYGLDCERCHGPAAEHVTFHQDNPQEKKARNMVSIKALSRQQQLDLCATCHSGDPVSLRSIFAFTPGDSLTNYYMYYPGSGKDPDAHGMQMQSLMLSNCYQQSSMTCMSCHDPHINERNKKEVFVQRCMSCHQQSTHAITMQQGNNYCISCHMPLQASKSLDFNNSTEQSDLKYYLRTHRIAVYPETGK; encoded by the coding sequence TTGAAAATACTTACAGTACTTCTGTTGATCATTTGCACCGCTGTTTGTCTGTTAAAATGTACAGACCGGCGTACTGCCTCCGGCGATCCAAGAGGCAGCCGGTATGCCGGCGCCGCAAGCTGCGTACAGTGCCATAAAAATATATCGGATGATTATGTGCACACCAGCCATTTTAACACTTCTGCAAAAGTGGACGCAGAGCGGTTCCGCAAACTGATTGCCGCGCTGAGCGACACGGTGCATTTTCCCAACGACCAGCTGGTGGTACTGGAAACAGCACACAGCAAACTGGTTCAGTCCTATCTGTTAAACGGCAGGCAGGAACGGAGCGAGCCCCTGGATGTAGCCTTTGGTTCCGGCGAAAAAGCATGGACCTTTGCCTACTGGAAAGACGACCAGTTGTTTGAACTGCCCCTCACTTATTTAAGTGCTATAAAACGCTGGACCAACAGTCCGGGCTTTCAAAAGGACCGCCCCAATTACACGCGCCCCATTGTGCGCCGCTGTTTTGAATGCCATAGCTCCTATGCTTATTCGGAGAACAGCCTGGCCCAGGGCCAGTACGCGGTAGAGCAGATAAAGGCCAATACCGTCCTGTACGGTCTGGACTGTGAGCGCTGTCACGGGCCGGCGGCGGAGCACGTAACTTTCCACCAGGATAACCCGCAGGAAAAGAAAGCCCGGAACATGGTATCTATAAAGGCGCTGAGCCGGCAGCAGCAGCTGGACCTCTGCGCTACCTGCCATTCCGGCGACCCGGTATCGCTGCGGTCCATTTTCGCCTTTACCCCCGGCGACTCCCTTACGAACTACTATATGTACTATCCCGGCTCGGGTAAGGATCCGGATGCCCATGGCATGCAAATGCAGTCGCTGATGCTGAGCAATTGTTATCAGCAAAGCTCAATGACCTGTATGAGCTGTCATGATCCGCATATCAATGAGCGCAATAAAAAGGAAGTATTTGTACAACGCTGTATGAGCTGCCATCAGCAATCCACCCACGCCATCACCATGCAGCAGGGCAATAATTACTGCATCAGCTGTCACATGCCCCTGCAGGCCTCCAAAAGTCTGGATTTTAATAACAGCACCGAACAAAGCGACCTGAAATACTACCTCAGAACCCATCGCATTGCTGTTTACCCGGAGACGGGGAAATGA